In the genome of Triticum urartu cultivar G1812 chromosome 5, Tu2.1, whole genome shotgun sequence, one region contains:
- the LOC125510393 gene encoding uncharacterized protein LOC125510393, translated as MAHNDEADGSGKAFWELSWEMEEEPYRYEDVAEDTDPDYTTPSGVGDDTTDGVAEDATTDDCSACTDGSQPKRQRKDGRPNVLGTVKEEFTEVSSSGHPMAPKELLKGYAGQLGCILRSTVSINIENLRHRDRGNLRNLLFTKLHERYKFPGDFANTRLSGNKVNSAALTKMSTALATWRAAVKRKIEKGDSYEKIKETNPSISEADYLEFKIKCESNAIAESSQWGKDMRDLNIGVHKLGPSGYKVAEPIWDKEDAKRAEQGLPPLFDKYCDK; from the coding sequence aTGGCCCACAATGATGAGGCCGACGGTTCGggcaaggcattctgggagctgtcctgggagatggaggaagaaccttaccgctatgaggacgtcgcggaagacaccgatcccgactacacaacccctagtggcgtcggggatgacaccactgatggtgtcgctgaggatgccaccactgatgattgCAGCGCATGCACAGATGGCAgtcaaccgaagaggcaacggaaggacgggcgcccgaacgtgctcggcaccgtcaaggAAGAATTTACTGAAGTGTCCTCCAGTGGGCATCCAATGGCGCCCAAAGAATTACTCAAGGGGTACGCGGGACAGCTCGgatgcattctccggagcaccgtctcgatcaacatcGAAAACCTAAGGCATcgtgaccgagggaatttgcgcaacctcctcttcacgaagttGCACGAACGATATAAGTTCCCCGGTGacttcgcaaacacacgcctctcagggaataaagtgaacagtgccgcactcacgaagatgagcacggccctggcTACTTGGAGAGCTGCGGTGAAGAGAAAgattgaaaaaggtgatagttatgagaagatcaaggagacaAATCCTTCGATCAGTGAAGCTGACTACctggagttcaagatcaagtgcgagagcaacGCAATCGcggaatcaagtcagtgggggaaagataTGCGGGACTTGAACATAGGGGTCCACAAACTCGGTCCCAGCGGTTACAAAGTGGCGgaacctatatgggacaaggaggacgcaaagcgtgccgagcaaggcctaccgcccctctttgATAAAtactgtgacaagtag